Proteins found in one Paenibacillus wynnii genomic segment:
- a CDS encoding DNA alkylation repair protein: MIDNIHVLIEHLEARKDLHTAKAMSAYMRDQFSFLGIKSPTRREIVREFLKHYPAKKEWLSVLWDLPEREYQYTALDILLKIRKTLEPEDLPLIESFILSRSWWDTVDLLASNAAGYLLHRAPDLQSNYGEKWIHSENMWLNRTAILFQLHYKQDTDEALLYHYIRAHADSSEFFLQKAIGWALREYSKTNPVSVKAFIEKENLKPLSKREGLKWIGKS; the protein is encoded by the coding sequence GTGATAGACAACATCCATGTACTCATTGAGCATCTAGAGGCTCGAAAAGATCTGCACACAGCAAAAGCCATGTCCGCCTATATGCGGGACCAATTCTCTTTTCTCGGAATCAAATCTCCAACGCGTAGAGAAATAGTCAGGGAATTCTTGAAGCATTATCCTGCTAAGAAAGAGTGGCTATCTGTTCTATGGGATCTTCCGGAGCGGGAGTATCAATATACAGCATTAGATATTTTACTAAAAATTAGAAAAACTCTAGAACCCGAAGATCTCCCCCTGATTGAGAGTTTCATCCTCAGCCGATCTTGGTGGGACACTGTTGATCTCTTGGCTTCTAATGCGGCTGGGTACTTATTACATAGAGCACCGGATTTGCAATCAAATTATGGAGAAAAGTGGATCCATTCCGAGAACATGTGGCTGAATCGAACCGCTATTCTTTTTCAGTTGCATTATAAGCAAGACACAGACGAAGCTCTGCTATACCACTATATCCGTGCACATGCAGACTCTTCTGAATTCTTCCTGCAAAAAGCAATAGGCTGGGCGCTGCGTGAATATTCAAAAACGAACCCCGTCTCTGTAAAAGCCTTCATCGAGAAGGAAAACTTAAAGCCGCTCAGTAAACGGGAAGGCCTAAAGTGGATTGGCAAAAGCTAA
- a CDS encoding MFS transporter: protein MRAPRLLRGFNFLYFALLAMFIPFLPVYLGEQGLNPAQIGFIIGTGGFVTLIAQPLWGMISDKTKTIRKVLLVLLLGSAVFGYLLYDSTSYVQLILFAMLLYFFLMPIDPLTESLNFRVAEASGISYGSIRTYGALGYGVTALLTGYVMTYYGAHSLALLFTGISVISFIVSWIMPDAPVTGNPVTLSSLKIFLSNKETLLFLVLVFISSVPARMNDTFLGVYIRELGGSSELVGQAWFLAAGSEIIVFALSFWWLRKGKELIIISFSGAFYFIRFFLSAWITDPHLLVYLQILQLLTFPVFYSAAIQYLYRIVPEEWRATGQTVLALLFFGVSGILASYAGGALYEAFGGKILYLSVSAMSFLGMMFGFILHRIYGRNNSKSDRI from the coding sequence ATGAGAGCACCCAGATTACTACGAGGCTTCAACTTTTTATATTTTGCACTGCTGGCGATGTTTATTCCTTTTCTCCCGGTTTATCTGGGTGAACAAGGCTTAAACCCGGCACAAATCGGCTTTATTATCGGAACAGGCGGCTTTGTAACCCTTATTGCCCAACCCTTATGGGGTATGATCAGTGATAAAACCAAGACTATTCGCAAGGTCCTATTGGTTCTCCTATTGGGCTCTGCGGTCTTCGGATACTTACTGTACGATTCAACCAGCTATGTACAACTTATATTATTCGCGATGCTGTTATATTTTTTCCTGATGCCGATCGATCCCCTGACCGAAAGCTTGAACTTCCGCGTTGCCGAGGCTTCTGGGATCAGTTATGGTTCCATTCGAACGTATGGAGCACTTGGATACGGAGTAACGGCTCTGTTGACCGGATATGTGATGACTTATTATGGTGCACACAGTCTGGCTCTTCTTTTTACCGGAATATCTGTAATTAGCTTCATCGTAAGCTGGATCATGCCGGATGCGCCTGTCACTGGGAATCCCGTTACTTTGAGTAGTCTCAAAATTTTTCTGAGCAATAAGGAGACCTTGTTATTCCTAGTGCTCGTATTTATCAGCTCTGTCCCAGCAAGGATGAATGATACTTTCCTCGGAGTATATATCCGTGAGCTAGGAGGAAGTTCAGAACTGGTGGGGCAGGCTTGGTTCCTAGCGGCAGGCAGCGAAATTATCGTATTTGCCTTAAGCTTCTGGTGGCTGCGCAAAGGAAAAGAACTGATTATTATTTCATTCTCCGGCGCCTTTTATTTCATTCGTTTCTTTCTCTCAGCCTGGATTACAGATCCGCATTTGCTGGTCTATCTGCAAATTCTACAATTGCTCACTTTCCCGGTCTTCTACTCTGCCGCCATACAATACCTTTACCGGATAGTACCCGAGGAATGGCGGGCTACGGGACAAACGGTGCTGGCATTACTATTCTTCGGGGTATCGGGCATTCTAGCCTCCTACGCCGGGGGTGCTCTATATGAAGCCTTTGGCGGCAAGATCCTATACTTGTCCGTCTCCGCCATGTCCTTCCTGGGTATGATGTTCGGATTCATTCTACATCGTATTTATGGAAGAAATAATTCTAAGTCAGACAGAATCTAA
- a CDS encoding exodeoxyribonuclease III, whose product MKLISWNVNGLRACVTKGFYDYFKESAADLFCVQETKLQEGQISLELGEEYYQYWNYALKKGYSGTGVFTKVKPLSVRYGIEDNEEPEGRILTLEFEHFYLINVYTPNAKRDLSRLEDRMEWEDRFRIYIQELDKLKPVIVCGDLNVAHEEIDLKNPKSNRENSGFTLEERGKMTTLLDSGFIDSYRHFYPEKEGAYTWWSYMPKVRERNVGWRIDYFLASSRLAPQLLNAQIDCDVMGSDHCPIVLEILF is encoded by the coding sequence TTGAAGCTGATATCCTGGAATGTGAATGGACTAAGAGCATGTGTTACCAAAGGGTTTTATGATTATTTTAAGGAAAGTGCGGCAGATCTATTCTGTGTACAGGAAACCAAGCTTCAGGAAGGGCAAATTTCGCTGGAGCTGGGTGAGGAATATTATCAATATTGGAATTATGCTTTAAAAAAAGGGTACTCGGGAACGGGTGTATTTACCAAAGTTAAACCGCTCTCCGTTAGATACGGAATAGAGGACAATGAGGAACCCGAAGGACGTATACTAACGCTTGAATTTGAGCATTTCTATTTGATTAATGTGTACACTCCCAATGCCAAACGGGATCTCTCAAGACTTGAGGACCGAATGGAATGGGAGGACCGCTTCCGCATCTATATTCAGGAACTGGACAAGCTTAAACCTGTCATTGTATGCGGGGATCTAAATGTAGCCCATGAGGAAATTGATCTGAAGAATCCGAAGTCTAACCGCGAGAATTCAGGATTTACCCTGGAAGAGAGAGGGAAGATGACCACGCTGCTAGACTCCGGGTTTATAGATTCCTACAGACACTTTTATCCTGAAAAAGAAGGAGCTTACACTTGGTGGTCTTACATGCCGAAGGTGAGAGAGCGGAACGTGGGCTGGCGGATTGACTATTTTCTGGCTTCATCACGGCTTGCACCCCAATTACTGAATGCACAAATAGATTGTGATGTAATGGGTAGTGATCATTGTCCGATTGTTCTTGAAATTTTATTTTAG
- a CDS encoding iron chaperone produces the protein MEVFAEYLAKIDNPQHRARTEEVLAWVTKKFPDLNPKIAWNQPMFTDHGTFIIGFSIAKLHLAVAPERAGIIHFSDEIGQVGYDHTKQLIRIQWDKPVDFSLLEKVIEYNILDKADCSTFWRQ, from the coding sequence ATGGAAGTTTTTGCAGAATACTTAGCGAAGATCGATAACCCGCAACATCGGGCCCGAACGGAAGAAGTTTTGGCTTGGGTAACTAAGAAATTTCCAGATTTAAACCCAAAAATCGCGTGGAATCAGCCTATGTTTACCGATCACGGAACATTTATTATTGGCTTTAGCATAGCTAAACTGCATCTGGCTGTTGCCCCTGAAAGGGCAGGGATTATTCATTTTTCTGATGAAATTGGGCAAGTTGGCTATGATCACACCAAGCAGTTGATACGTATCCAGTGGGATAAACCGGTTGATTTCTCATTGCTTGAGAAAGTGATCGAGTATAATATTTTGGATAAGGCAGATTGTTCAACTTTTTGGCGGCAGTAA
- a CDS encoding serine hydrolase domain-containing protein, with the protein MGTPSTSLQLPRSNPEAQGISSEAIINFLTTIHSNKLELHSFMILRHGHVVAEGWWSPYKSTLPHMLFSLSKSFTSTAIGIAVSENLLSLDDAVVSFFPEEAPDVISDHLATLSVRHLLMMGTGHVVDTMGAIRKSEDGNWVKAFLSEPVEKEPGTHFLYNNGATYMLSAIIQKITGITLLEYLKPRIFSPLGIADPTWESCPRGINIGGTGLSITTEDIARFGQFYLQKGTWDKQRILSEEWIHEATSKQITTGDSGDSDWTQGYGYQFWKCRHGAYRADGAFGQFCIVMPEQDAVIAITSGTNNTQGVMNAIWDTLLPAMNSEPIAIEDPSAAARLTEQINLLAINPPQLQVASSYEEMISGKVYKLEDNDQKLDTFSLTFTEKGADIILQDHLLDALVIHCGRGVWVESYARMLYDTQTDNAIMASFTWISENTLQLTLLFIEAPFCITIEVKVEDNTIVLKQQINISDQSDPETIIGRAI; encoded by the coding sequence ATGGGAACCCCAAGTACAAGTCTTCAACTACCAAGAAGCAATCCGGAAGCACAAGGTATTTCATCAGAAGCAATAATTAATTTCCTTACAACAATTCACAGCAACAAGTTGGAGCTGCATAGCTTCATGATCCTAAGGCACGGTCACGTTGTGGCAGAAGGCTGGTGGTCTCCTTACAAGTCAACCCTTCCACATATGTTATTTTCGCTTAGCAAAAGCTTTACTTCTACCGCTATTGGTATCGCTGTCTCTGAAAACTTATTGTCTCTCGATGACGCAGTGGTTTCCTTCTTCCCGGAAGAAGCACCAGATGTTATTTCGGACCATTTAGCTACATTGAGTGTGCGGCATTTATTAATGATGGGAACCGGTCACGTCGTAGATACAATGGGGGCTATCCGGAAAAGCGAAGATGGGAATTGGGTCAAAGCATTCCTGAGTGAGCCTGTAGAGAAGGAACCCGGTACACATTTCCTCTACAACAACGGAGCTACCTACATGTTGTCTGCAATTATTCAGAAGATCACTGGAATCACTCTATTGGAGTATCTGAAGCCGCGGATATTTTCTCCTTTGGGCATTGCAGATCCAACCTGGGAATCCTGTCCTAGGGGTATCAACATTGGAGGGACTGGTCTTAGTATTACAACCGAAGATATCGCCAGATTCGGCCAATTCTACCTGCAAAAAGGAACCTGGGATAAGCAGCGGATTCTGTCTGAAGAGTGGATTCATGAAGCGACTTCCAAGCAAATCACTACTGGGGACAGTGGAGATAGTGATTGGACACAAGGATACGGCTATCAGTTCTGGAAATGCCGCCATGGTGCTTATCGAGCCGATGGAGCATTTGGACAATTTTGTATCGTAATGCCGGAGCAGGATGCAGTTATAGCAATTACAAGCGGAACGAACAATACACAGGGTGTAATGAATGCGATTTGGGATACTTTGCTACCTGCTATGAATTCAGAGCCGATTGCTATAGAAGATCCTTCAGCAGCAGCCCGTCTGACTGAGCAAATAAACCTTCTGGCGATTAACCCGCCACAGCTGCAGGTAGCTTCATCCTATGAAGAAATGATTAGCGGCAAAGTTTATAAACTGGAGGATAATGATCAGAAATTGGATACCTTCTCCCTGACATTCACTGAAAAGGGAGCCGATATCATTCTACAGGATCATCTACTTGATGCACTAGTTATTCACTGCGGAAGAGGGGTATGGGTGGAGAGCTATGCCAGGATGCTTTATGACACTCAGACCGATAATGCGATCATGGCCAGCTTCACCTGGATATCTGAAAATACACTTCAGCTAACTCTGCTGTTTATTGAAGCCCCTTTTTGTATTACCATTGAAGTTAAAGTGGAGGATAATACGATAGTCCTTAAGCAGCAGATCAACATATCCGACCAGAGCGATCCTGAAACGATTATCGGTAGAGCTATATAG
- a CDS encoding aminopeptidase: MLDKYANLVVKVGVNVQPGQVLMIHAPMETVDLTRLIVGKAYEAGAKYVMVEWEDEVTTRIRYEKGPEDSFNYYPQWQADMLEQFAEGNGAVLHIKVPDPELFRGIDSSKVSAAVKAAAVARKKYQNYTRNNKISWSLVKAPTRAWAHKVFADLPEEERVEAMWEAVFQMNRVGSEDPVAAWREHINNLKESQERMNTKRYKSLHYRAPGTDLHVEMPEGHLWRGGGGENASGVYFVANMPTEEIYTMPHRTGVNGTVSSTLPLNLNGRLVDGISLTFKEGKVVAYDAKSGREHLTSLLETDEGASYLGEMALVPHNSPISNLNRVFYNTGIDENASCHFALGSAYPVNIEGGTKLTSEELLERGANVSLTHVDFMIGSVELDIDGELADGTIEPVFRKGNWML; this comes from the coding sequence ATGTTAGATAAATACGCTAATTTGGTTGTTAAGGTTGGTGTGAATGTACAGCCTGGACAAGTACTGATGATACATGCTCCAATGGAAACGGTGGATCTTACACGTCTCATTGTGGGGAAGGCATACGAAGCTGGGGCTAAATATGTAATGGTTGAATGGGAAGACGAGGTTACAACGCGTATCCGTTACGAAAAGGGACCTGAGGATTCCTTCAATTACTACCCACAATGGCAGGCCGATATGCTGGAGCAATTTGCTGAAGGCAACGGGGCTGTTTTACATATCAAAGTGCCAGACCCGGAGTTGTTCCGCGGCATCGATTCCTCTAAAGTATCGGCTGCGGTTAAAGCTGCGGCAGTAGCCCGTAAGAAGTACCAGAATTATACCCGCAACAATAAAATTAGCTGGTCCCTCGTCAAAGCACCTACACGAGCATGGGCCCATAAAGTATTTGCCGATCTCCCCGAAGAAGAGCGGGTAGAAGCTATGTGGGAGGCCGTGTTCCAAATGAATCGGGTAGGTAGTGAAGATCCGGTTGCGGCTTGGCGTGAGCATATCAACAACTTGAAGGAAAGCCAGGAGCGAATGAACACGAAACGTTATAAAAGCCTGCACTACCGTGCACCGGGAACGGATCTGCATGTCGAAATGCCGGAAGGTCATCTGTGGCGTGGAGGCGGCGGTGAGAATGCAAGCGGGGTTTATTTTGTGGCGAACATGCCTACAGAAGAAATCTATACCATGCCGCATCGCACCGGAGTAAATGGTACAGTCTCCAGCACATTACCGTTGAATCTGAACGGACGTCTGGTGGACGGCATTAGCTTAACTTTTAAGGAGGGTAAAGTGGTTGCCTATGATGCCAAGTCCGGACGTGAGCATTTGACTTCCTTGCTGGAAACGGATGAGGGTGCCTCCTACCTGGGTGAAATGGCCTTAGTACCGCATAATTCTCCGATCTCTAACCTAAACCGAGTGTTCTATAATACCGGAATCGATGAGAATGCCTCCTGTCATTTTGCACTTGGAAGCGCCTATCCCGTAAATATTGAGGGTGGAACTAAGCTTACCAGTGAAGAACTGCTGGAACGTGGTGCCAATGTCAGCTTAACACATGTCGATTTCATGATTGGCTCAGTAGAGCTGGATATTGATGGTGAACTGGCAGATGGGACGATAGAACCCGTATTCCGTAAAGGGAATTGGATGCTCTAG
- a CDS encoding alpha/beta fold hydrolase, which yields MWRRLRRIALIILAVLIVLLSVGTAYQWNGARKDGKSYEPVGKLYEVAGHKMHLYTKGEGDTTVVFASGWGTANPYADFSPLYEGLESHVKVAVYDRFGYGYSDTTGRQRDIDTITDEIHELLRVSGQTTPYILVGHSLGSLETIRYAQRFPTEVKAILFIEGGSPEYYASRPGLTFIPIAYRMLRTTGILRALYHTNGFAEWATDQSNGEKLLTVDMKKLNRTALLLKSGNRDMTDEMRQSQKNAEAILLGTKPLNIPITVLTADYFGKLREDKAWMDSEAALPSWSTTGKQMIVPNSSHYIHSYQPETVVSELLRLSGN from the coding sequence ATGTGGAGAAGGCTACGAAGAATAGCGCTGATTATCCTTGCTGTTCTTATTGTATTATTGAGTGTTGGAACAGCTTATCAATGGAACGGTGCTAGAAAGGATGGTAAATCCTATGAACCCGTCGGCAAGTTGTATGAGGTGGCAGGTCATAAGATGCATTTATACACTAAGGGTGAAGGGGACACTACCGTCGTATTCGCATCCGGTTGGGGGACAGCGAATCCATATGCGGATTTTTCACCTTTGTATGAAGGACTGGAATCTCATGTCAAAGTTGCAGTATATGACCGGTTCGGCTATGGATACAGCGATACAACGGGTAGACAACGAGATATTGATACCATTACGGATGAGATTCATGAACTGCTTCGGGTTTCGGGACAGACCACGCCGTATATACTCGTTGGACATTCACTCGGCTCATTAGAGACGATTCGTTACGCGCAGCGTTTTCCAACTGAAGTTAAGGCCATTCTATTCATTGAAGGTGGAAGTCCGGAATATTACGCCTCCCGTCCAGGACTTACGTTCATTCCGATAGCCTATCGCATGCTTCGAACAACAGGGATACTACGGGCTTTGTATCATACCAATGGTTTTGCAGAATGGGCAACTGATCAGAGCAACGGTGAGAAACTGCTGACTGTGGATATGAAAAAGTTGAACCGTACAGCCCTTCTCTTAAAGTCCGGGAACCGAGACATGACGGATGAAATGCGCCAAAGTCAAAAAAATGCGGAGGCTATTCTATTAGGTACTAAACCGCTCAACATTCCCATTACCGTCCTAACCGCTGATTATTTCGGAAAGTTAAGGGAAGACAAGGCATGGATGGACAGCGAAGCGGCGCTTCCTTCGTGGTCCACAACAGGAAAGCAAATGATCGTACCTAATAGCTCACATTACATTCACAGCTACCAACCTGAAACGGTGGTTAGTGAATTGCTTAGGTTGTCTGGAAACTGA
- a CDS encoding ABC-F family ATP-binding cassette domain-containing protein, with amino-acid sequence MSVIRMENVTKKYEDTLIFRDIYFRVSKGERIGLIGRNGAGKSTVFKLIMGKEEPTAGKVEIDPQVKISYFSQFSEMSGSLSVQQELELCFEQVKLIEQELEDLGEKLGQVTDESEMNRLLERQAELFDQMEHLDGWNVAVEINTVLTKLGFDDRSRNQPVDELSGGWRNRAALAKILIELPDVVLLDEPTNFLDLEGLVWLEQWLNRFGGAMILVSHDRQFIDRVVTRTIEIENYHFQEYDGNYTDYIRKKKMRKKVLDRQFEWEEELLIMESEAIDTRTQKKSSKDRLSRKLSDMKKRVEPHPVNVLITDIYENLRFPDKLCEVKGIGQTYDGRTIFENISFDIQKEDRLVIVGPNGSGKSTLIKVLTGQDQPETGEVIWERGVSYAYFNRMWDELDLKDTVSHAVNISGLGLNATRKKVNKFLSMLQFSEMDLGKFIGNLSGGQQARVALAKCLLSGAAVIILDEPTNHLDLTSIQVMEQALIHFPGAVITVSHDRFFIDKIATKMLTFDPESGISEQNV; translated from the coding sequence TTGAGCGTAATTCGAATGGAAAATGTAACAAAGAAATATGAGGATACACTGATTTTCCGCGATATTTATTTTCGTGTAAGTAAAGGGGAACGTATTGGTCTTATTGGGCGCAATGGCGCAGGTAAATCAACGGTTTTCAAGCTGATCATGGGTAAAGAGGAGCCTACCGCTGGAAAAGTAGAGATAGATCCGCAGGTTAAAATAAGCTATTTCTCTCAATTCTCGGAGATGAGCGGCAGCTTGTCTGTTCAGCAGGAGTTGGAGTTATGCTTCGAACAGGTAAAGCTGATTGAACAGGAGTTGGAGGATTTAGGCGAAAAGCTGGGCCAAGTGACTGATGAGTCGGAAATGAATCGTCTCTTGGAGCGTCAAGCGGAGCTTTTTGATCAAATGGAGCATCTGGATGGTTGGAATGTTGCAGTGGAAATTAATACGGTACTAACGAAGCTGGGTTTCGATGACCGCTCCCGTAATCAGCCTGTTGATGAACTTTCCGGGGGCTGGAGGAACCGCGCGGCGCTTGCCAAAATATTAATAGAGCTGCCCGATGTCGTATTGCTTGATGAGCCGACTAACTTTTTGGATTTGGAAGGATTAGTCTGGTTGGAGCAGTGGTTGAACCGCTTCGGCGGTGCGATGATTCTAGTGTCGCATGACCGGCAATTTATAGACAGGGTTGTTACACGGACAATTGAAATCGAGAACTATCATTTTCAGGAGTATGACGGCAATTATACGGATTATATCCGCAAAAAGAAGATGCGCAAAAAGGTTCTGGACCGCCAGTTCGAATGGGAAGAGGAACTTCTCATTATGGAGTCGGAAGCCATCGATACCCGTACGCAAAAAAAATCTTCCAAAGATCGTCTATCCCGCAAACTCTCGGATATGAAAAAAAGGGTCGAGCCCCATCCGGTAAACGTTCTGATTACTGATATTTACGAGAATTTGCGTTTCCCGGACAAGCTGTGTGAAGTTAAAGGAATCGGCCAGACGTATGACGGACGGACCATTTTTGAGAATATAAGCTTCGACATCCAAAAAGAGGATCGATTGGTGATCGTGGGGCCGAACGGGAGCGGGAAATCCACTCTTATTAAGGTGCTTACCGGCCAAGACCAACCGGAAACCGGAGAGGTCATCTGGGAGAGAGGCGTCAGCTATGCTTATTTCAATAGAATGTGGGATGAGCTGGATCTGAAGGATACGGTTAGCCATGCCGTTAACATCTCTGGGCTGGGTCTCAATGCGACGCGAAAAAAAGTGAATAAATTCTTATCCATGCTTCAATTCTCGGAAATGGATCTCGGAAAGTTCATCGGCAATCTATCCGGCGGACAACAGGCCAGAGTAGCTCTAGCTAAATGCTTACTTTCAGGAGCAGCAGTCATTATTCTGGATGAGCCCACCAATCACTTGGATTTGACGAGTATACAGGTTATGGAGCAGGCGCTGATTCATTTTCCCGGGGCTGTTATTACAGTAAGTCATGATCGATTCTTCATAGATAAAATAGCGACAAAGATGCTTACCTTTGACCCGGAGTCGGGAATAAGTGAGCAGAACGTATAG
- a CDS encoding copper amine oxidase N-terminal domain-containing protein, which yields MFNKKIALTGLMAILLSSSMSVPQSKAASALDHVQFQMNKKSYTNSTGNHPLIVAPFTVNGHSMVPLRALAQSLGTAISWNPNTHTVTLSGQPFGQITLKANTKFSVDAKGEQTKLPESIKLVNGSLIVPAKSLAELMGAQVKWNPSTQTITITKNTTVRDNLSISYTFNTSNEGWKGDFADLPVDYNKEIYALKYARALLPIGGNNTTNYGLKLVGANRSDDLFMFLTQKVENLTPNTTYQVKLDIGMYTKESGGMSGIGGSPSESVYVKAAVLNKEPKAVQKDDGSGLYYRMNIDKGDQSNEGVDAKILGNITKPNSDREGFQRVNFSYNTTVKTNSKGELFVMIGTDSGYEGLTTLYYDDIKLSAVKK from the coding sequence ATGTTCAACAAAAAAATAGCCTTAACAGGCTTAATGGCTATCCTACTCTCCTCAAGCATGAGCGTTCCGCAATCGAAAGCGGCAAGTGCGTTAGATCACGTACAGTTTCAAATGAACAAGAAATCTTACACGAACAGTACAGGAAATCATCCTCTAATCGTTGCTCCTTTTACTGTCAATGGCCATTCCATGGTTCCCTTGCGGGCTTTGGCACAATCCCTGGGAACAGCAATAAGCTGGAATCCCAATACTCATACGGTTACATTATCAGGACAACCCTTCGGCCAAATCACTTTGAAAGCTAACACGAAATTCTCTGTGGATGCGAAAGGCGAACAAACGAAGCTGCCCGAATCTATTAAGCTGGTGAATGGCAGTCTTATCGTGCCCGCGAAGAGCCTTGCAGAACTTATGGGCGCCCAAGTGAAATGGAATCCTTCAACCCAAACGATCACCATTACTAAAAACACAACTGTTCGCGACAACCTGAGCATCAGCTATACTTTCAATACAAGCAATGAAGGCTGGAAGGGTGACTTTGCTGACCTGCCAGTGGATTACAACAAGGAAATATACGCACTGAAATATGCCAGAGCGCTCCTGCCCATCGGTGGCAATAATACAACTAATTATGGTCTTAAGCTCGTAGGAGCTAATCGAAGTGATGACCTGTTCATGTTCCTTACCCAAAAAGTTGAAAATCTTACTCCCAATACAACCTATCAAGTTAAACTCGATATAGGGATGTACACCAAAGAATCCGGTGGCATGTCGGGCATCGGCGGCTCCCCTAGTGAATCCGTTTATGTAAAGGCTGCTGTCCTCAATAAAGAGCCGAAAGCCGTCCAAAAAGATGATGGAAGCGGATTGTACTACCGCATGAATATAGATAAAGGCGATCAGTCCAATGAAGGCGTTGACGCGAAGATATTGGGGAACATTACGAAGCCTAATTCAGACAGAGAAGGCTTTCAACGTGTTAATTTCAGTTACAATACAACTGTGAAAACAAACTCTAAAGGTGAATTATTCGTGATGATCGGCACCGATTCTGGTTACGAGGGGCTTACGACGTTATACTATGACGATATCAAGCTGTCTGCTGTGAAGAAATAA
- a CDS encoding response regulator transcription factor has translation MSAKIIVADDERNITDVCRRYLEREGWSVWVAADGEEALRLWSEHRPDMLILDLMMPKLGGIEVCDQIRQVEETPIIMLTARGEEADRLVGLTMGADDYITKPFSPRELVLRIKNILRRTGVHATTAAKDQHLFPNDEETDKPPIFFEGLSIYPLERRVTVRGEAAELTATEFDLLHLLAIYPGKVFSRSQLLNQIWDVAYDGDTTTVTVHMRRLREKIEENPSDPSWIKTVWGIGYKLEGKGVSE, from the coding sequence ATGAGCGCCAAAATAATTGTAGCCGATGATGAACGGAATATTACGGATGTATGCCGCCGATATCTGGAGCGCGAGGGATGGTCGGTTTGGGTGGCGGCAGATGGTGAGGAAGCGCTGCGTTTGTGGAGTGAGCATCGTCCGGATATGCTCATTCTCGACTTGATGATGCCGAAGCTTGGCGGGATTGAAGTATGTGATCAAATTAGACAAGTCGAAGAGACTCCAATCATTATGCTAACGGCTCGGGGAGAGGAAGCTGACCGATTAGTAGGTCTTACAATGGGTGCTGATGATTATATCACAAAGCCATTCAGTCCAAGAGAACTCGTGCTGCGTATCAAGAATATTTTGAGAAGAACGGGCGTTCATGCAACTACAGCGGCAAAAGATCAGCACCTATTTCCTAATGATGAGGAGACCGATAAGCCCCCTATTTTTTTTGAAGGATTGTCGATATATCCTCTGGAAAGGCGGGTAACCGTAAGGGGGGAGGCGGCGGAACTGACGGCCACGGAATTTGATCTGCTGCATCTATTAGCCATATATCCGGGTAAAGTGTTCTCGCGAAGTCAACTGTTGAATCAAATATGGGATGTTGCTTACGACGGTGATACCACAACCGTTACGGTACATATGCGACGCCTGCGTGAGAAAATTGAAGAGAACCCGTCCGATCCGTCCTGGATTAAGACCGTTTGGGGAATTGGTTATAAGCTGGAAGGCAAGGGTGTGAGCGAATGA